A stretch of Episyrphus balteatus chromosome 2, idEpiBalt1.1, whole genome shotgun sequence DNA encodes these proteins:
- the LOC129908262 gene encoding sodium-dependent neutral amino acid transporter B(0)AT3, which produces MANTAQLLRRQSSRDIPLKTQKSIDNLELRELRGRLVKNEHGHGHTSHPPLYGATNQAFISDVILDEPEPDEQDNNYASSTMAKPPAAVVDDMVQEKGEDERESWDNKVMFLLATIGYAVGLGNVWRFPYLAQKNGGGAFLVPYFIMLCIQGIPMFYLELAIGQRLRKGAIGVWSQVSPYLAGIGISSAVVSYIVALYYNTIIAWCLIYLLHSFESPLPWAECPTRLYSNYTYDHEPECVASSPTQYYWYRSTLQCSESVNEPESFNYSMAIALLVSWFLVYICMVQGITSSGKIVYMTAIFPYVVLIIFFFRGITLKGASDGVKHLFTPRWETLLDPVVWLEAGTQIFFSLGLAFGGLIAFSSYNPANNNCYRDAILVSLTNCGTSMFAGVVVFSIIGFKAHATFDRCTEERLHLLSNNKTNIVLPECDLQKELANSASGTGLAFIIFTEAINQFPGAQIWAVLFFLMLFTLGIDSQFGTLEGVVTSLVDMKLFPNLSKEKIIAVLCSTCCMISMCFANGAGSYIFQLMDSFAGNFPLLIIALSECLSISYIYGVRRFSDDIEMMTGSRPSLYWMLCWKYISPIAMVSILAASFFQLITEGSSYPAWISSLGTTEQMEWPHWCIVVALCLIMSSILWIPLVALCRLCGVKIVEDTDPSWFPSEELREVHGIVPHEPTDLERSIFCFNMDGTEGMCCPSYGLPEKTLEEEE; this is translated from the exons ATGGCTAATACAGCACAGCTACTGCGTCGCCAAAGTTCAAGGGACATTCCACTCAAAACGCAAAAAAGCATAGATAATCTTGAGTTAAGG GAACTTCGAGGACGCTTAGTAAAAAATGAACACGGCCATGGTCATACTAGCCATCCACCATTATATGGTGCAACGAATCAAGCATTCATATCAGACGTTATTCTGGATGAACCAGAACCTGATGAACAAGATAATAATTATGCATCGAGTACGATGGCAAAGCCTCCTGCAGCTGTCGTCGATGACATGGTCCAGGAAAAAGGCGAAGATGAAAGAGAAAGTTGGGACAATAAAGTAATGTTCTTACTAGCTACAATAGG ctaTGCGGTTGGTCTAGGTAACGTATGGAGATTCCCATATCTGGCGCAGAAAAACGGCGGAGGAGCGTTTCTGGTTCCTTACTTTATCATGTTGTGCATTCAAGGAATACCTATGTTTTACCTGGAACTTGCAATTGGACAAAGACTGCGTAAAGGTGCCATCGGTGTCTGGAGTCAA GTATCTCCATATTTGGCTGGTATTGGCATCTCATCGGCTGTTGTCAGCTACATTGTAGCATTGTATTACAACACGATTATTGCTTGGTGTTTAATTTACTTGCTCCATAGCTTCGAATCGCCTTTACCTTGGGCTGAGTGTCCAACTCGATTGTATAGCAATTATACTTATGACCATGAGCCAGAATGTGTG GCATCATCACCTACGCAGTACTATTGGTACCGTTCAACTCTTCAATGTTCGGAGAGTGTCAATGAACCAGAAAGTTTCAATTATAGTATGGCCATAGCACTGCTGGTATCATGGTTCTTAGTCTATATTTGCATGGTACAAGGTATCACATCATCTGGAAAAATCGTCTACATGACAGCAATCTTCCCATATGTAGTGTTGATCATTTTCTTCTTCCGAGGAATAACTCTTAAAG GTGCTTCAGATGGTGTCAAGCATCTCTTTACACCCCGATGGGAGACTCTTCTAGATCCAGTTGTTTGGTTGGAAGCAGGAACGCAAATTTTCTTCTCCCTTGGCCTAGCGTTTGGTGGCTTAATTGCATTCAGTTCCTATAATCCAGCAAATAATAATTGCTATCGAGATGCAATTCTTGTGTCACTGACTAATTGTGGTACATCTATGTTTGCCGGTGTCGTAGTATTTTCGATAATTGGTTTCAAGGCACATGCAACATTTGATCGTTGCACCGAAGAAAGACTCCATCTGTtatcaaataataaaaccaaTATCGTTTTGCCCGAATGTGATTTGCAAAAGGAATTAGCTAAT AGTGCTTCTGGAACTGGCTTAGCATTCATCATCTTCACAGAAGCTATCAATCAATTTCCTGGAGCTCAGATTTGGGCCGTattatttttccttatgttatTCACACTCGGAATTGATTCACAGTTTGGAACACTAGAGGGCGTTGTTACTTCACTTGTTGATATGAAATTGTTTCCAAACCTTTCCAAGGAGAAAATAATTGCC gttCTCTGCAGTACGTGCTGTATGATTTCCATGTGCTTTGCCAACGGAGCAGGAAGCTACATTTTCCAGCTGATGGACAGTTTTGCTGGTAATTTTCCACTTCTCATCATTGCACTTTCGGAGTGTCTTTCTATCAGTTACATCTATGGAGTGCGAAG ATTTTCGGATGATATAGAAATGATGACTGGATCTAGACCATCACTATATTGGATGTTATGCTGGAAATATATATCACCAATTGCAATGGTGTCGATATTAGCAGCATCGTTTTTCCAACTTATTACGGAAGGCAGTAGTTATCCAGCATGGATAAGTTCTTTGGGTACCACTGAACAAATGGAATGGCCTCACTGGTGTATTGTTGTTGCCCTTTGCCTAATAATGTCTTCAATATTATGGATTCCCTTAGTAGCATTGTGTcg GTTATGTGGTGTTAAAATAGTTGAAGACACTGATCCATCATGGTTCCCAAGTGAAGAGCTTAGGGAAGTCCATGGAATCGTTCCACATGAACCTACAGATTTAGAGAgaagtatattttgttttaatatggaTGGAACGGAGGGTATGTGTTGCCCATCATATGGTCTTCCTGAGAAGACTTTAGAGGAAGAAGAATAA